The Arcobacter sp. F2176 genome segment TTGTTTATTTACTTCTTCTCTATTAAATGCTTTTTCTTTTGCACTTTCTACATCAGCATACAAAGGTCCCCTATCTCGAAAAATAGCATCTCCAGATGTTAAACTTTTATCATCTTTTCCCCATTTCAAGTAATTGAATTCATTGCTTTCACCAGCATCTCTTTCTTCATCTGTCAAGCCTTCTATATAATAAGGAGAATATTCATTATGATATTTATCCCAAATATGTCCATAAGGGTTATCAAATTTTTTATCTTCTTCAACTACTTTTGCATAATAATCATTTTTTATTTTTATTCTTATTTCGAGTTCACCTTCATATTTATTTCTTGATTGGATAACTGGTTCTTCTTGTGCTTGTGTTTGATTTATCTTATTTAAGTTATCTTTTGCACTTGAACTTAGGCTAAGACGAATTGGATCATTTTTGTTAGTATTCTCGCCCTCAGTCGATGAACTATTTTCTACATTAGCATTATTTTGAAATATTTTAATGCCATTACTTACAGAAGCAAATGAATTATTTGAGTTTATTGTCATAGGAACTCCTTTTATCTTTACTTAATATTACAAATTAGTAATTTATAAGTAAAAATTTAATTATATAATAACATAGTTTTATGATTAAATATATAAATATAAGTAACTAATTTAAAATTTATGATTATCTTTATTTTTAACTTACATATATAAATAAAATAAACCTTATATTTCACATTATTAGTTTATTGTTAAAGTATTAAAAAAAACTATTGGCTTATCTTTTTTTTGAAGGAGGATAGCATATATTTTTTTATTGACTTTTGATTGAGAAACTTTAAACTTAAAAATATCACTATCAAGCTTATCTACAAAAGCATCATTAAAAAAAGAGTCTAATACTTCTCTTTCATTGAACTTATATAGACTCTCTATTCGAAGTAGATTTTTATCTTGTGAGATTATATATGTAACATATCTATAAAAAGGATTATGATACATATCATTTGTCTGTATTTTTAAAATGCTATTTGAAGACCTATCAAAAGTTATTTCGATACTTTTTGCTTTTGCTATATCTTCATAGTATAAGGCTTTTAGTTTATTACTTGATTCTAGTGTATCGAGTTTTTTTTCATAGAAGAAGTTACTTTGCTTGGTAAGGTCCAAAGCTTTATATAAAAAGACGAGAATAAGAGAAAAAAGTGTGATACTAATAAGTATCTCTATTAGAGTAAAACCTTTTTTCATTTGTCTATCTTTATAGTATAAAACTTCTTTTTTATACTGTTCTTTATGGAATATGAATTCTCTATTTGCTTAAAAGAAAAGGGTGTGTTTTCTAACTCTTTTGTTTCCAAAGTTTTATCTTTTATATTTATATTTGTAGCTTTTGTTTGTTTTTTTAGCTCTTCATCATTTAATGTTAGATTTTCATCTATAGCAAGATTTTTGTTTCTATTATTACTTGCTTGATAATTTAGAGCATAAAGACTTATGTAAGCTTGATTTAGTTTGCTTACATCACTTTTTTCTATAATAAATAAGTTATTTTGTTTGATTTTAATGAGTGAGCCAATAACTACTGTTATAATAATGATAGATATAAGAACTTCTATAAGAGAAAGAGCTTTTTTCATCTTTACTTTATACCAATTCTTATAGCTTCTTCAAAGGATGTAGTTCCTTCTATTAGCATAGATTTTAATTGCTCACCAAGAGGTTGCATACCACCTTCTATGGCTAAGTTCATCAAGTCATTATCATCAAGATTATTGTGTAGGTGCTTTTTAATTTTTTCATCGACTAAAAAGAGTTCTCCAATGGCAACACGACCACTATATCCTGTGAAATTACAAAATTTACATCCGACTGATTTATATATCTTAGTATCATCTGGGATATCAAACATTTCATTATAATCTTTAGCTAAATCATCTTCTTCTTTACAAGAAGGACAAAGTTTACGAACTAACCTTTGTGCTAAAACTGCCAATAATGATGATGTCAATAAAAACCTTTCCACTTTCATATCTACAAGTCTTGAAATAGCAGCAGGTGCTCTATTTGTATGTAAAGTAGAAAAAAGTAAGTGACCAGTTAAAGCTGCTTGTACTGAAATAGAGGCAGTTTCACTATCTCTAATTTCTCCTACCATAATGATATCGGGGTCTTGTCGTAAAATAGAACGCAAACCACTGGCAAAAGTTAGCCCTACTTGTGAATTTACTTGTATTTGATTTATCTCATCAGATTTGTATTCTACTGGGTCTTCTATGGTAATAATATTTTTCTCTTTATCAACAATATGTTGTAATAAAGCGTGAAGAGTTGTAGACTTTCCACTTCCTGTAGGTCCTGTTACTAGTACCATACCATAGCTGTTGTTCATGATACTTTCTAAGCTATTTGTTATATAAGAAGGAAAACCTAATTCATTTAAAGTAGGAATATCTTCACTTTGCATCAAGATACGCATTACCACTCTCTCACCATAAAAAGTGGGCAAGATTGAAACCCTTATATCAAGAACTCTTCTTGCTATTTTAATTTGGGTTCGCCCATCTTGGGGCACACGCTTTTCACTAATATCTAAGCTTGAAATAACTTTTATACGACTAATTACCAATGCCATTATATTTTTTTCTAATTCAACATGCTTAAATAAAACACCATCAACTCTATATCTCACTTCCCCTTTGTGTTCATGCATTTCTATATGAATATCACTTGAACGCTTTTTTATTGCTTGATAAAACAATGAATTTACAAACTTTATAATAGGTGCTGACTCTTCAGAAGTCAAGATATCTGAACTATTTTTTAAAAACTCTGCAACTGAAAAATCTTCATCATCAAAAGATGCATCTTCTTGCTCTTTTTGAATACTATTCATTTGTTTATCAGTACGGATTTCAACAAAATGGTTATATAATCTATCAAAAGATATTTCATCTAAAAAGATTACTTCATGTTCATAATCAAACTTTGATAGATAATCTAATGCTTTACTCATATGTTTTTCATAAAGACAAATGACTATTTTATCTTCAAGTTGAGAAAAAAGTACATAATTTTTTAGTGCGAGTTCATACCCTTCATGTTCATAAGGTAAAAGTGAAGGATAATGTTTTTCATCAATCTTCATGGCTTTTACCCATTATCATATCCATTTGTTTTTCATGAATAGATTTATCATCATTATCTTTTAAATCTTCAATTTCTTCTTCAATTTCCTCTTTTTTATCTTTTAAGTCTTTATTTTTTTTCATAATTTCTAAATGTCTTTGTACTAATCTTACTTCCAAATCTTTTGTATATTGATCTTCAAGTAATTTTAATTCTGTTAATTGCTCTCTTACAAAAGTTAAACCTTCACTATTTGGTACAATATAAGGTGTCATAATAACTACTAGGTTTATTTTATCTTCTGCTTTTTTTGTATTTTTAAATAATACTCCAAGAACAGGAATATCACCAAAAAATGGAACTTTATCTTCTATCATATCAGATTTATTTTTTATAAGTCCTCCAATAATAACACTTTCACCATTTGATACTATTGCTGTAGTCTTAACTTCTTTTTTACTTGTATCTGGATTTGTTTGTCCATCTTTTAATTCTTTTGCATCTTCTAAGACTGTTTCAATTTCTAAAGTAACTTTATTGTCATCTGAAATTCTTGGTTTTACTTTTAAGGTCAACCCTATATCTTCCCTTTGAAAAGTGTTATTAGTTGTTCCACCATCTGTAGTTGTTGTACCTGTTTGAAAAGATTTTGTTTCTCCAACATAGATTGATGATTCTTTATTGTTGATACATAATATTGATGGTTCAGAAACTATATCTATGGCTTGATTATTTTTTAATAGATTTAATGTTGCTCCTAAAGCAATACCTGAGTTTAGTGTTTTTGTATTAAATGTCAATAAGGATTCAACACCAGAACTTAGAGCATTTACACTTCCGCCAAGATTTGCACCAAGTGTAAAAATCCCATTGCTTGTTGACTCTGCACCTGTTAATCCATATTTGATACCTAAATTATGTATTTTATTAGCACTAACTTCTATAATCTTTGCTTGAACATAAACTTGTAATCTCTCTTTATCAAGTTCTGAAACAATCTCTTTTATGTATTTTATTTCATACTTTGGTCCAACTAATACTAAAGCATTAGTCTCTTCATCAATTGAAGCATAAGGTTTATTATCAGGATCAATATATTTCTTTTTATTAATTATACCTTCAATTATTTTTATCATATTTTTTACTTCAACATTTTTTAATGTTACAACATCAACAACTCGTTCTGCTAGGCTCCCTATTTTATCGACATTTTGAATATATTTTTCTAAAAAATCAACATTTTTTTCTTTTCCAACCAGCAAGATTGAATTATCATCTTTATTGCCAAGCACTACGACTTTTTCTTTATCTATTTTTTCATCAAAAACAGATTTTGCAATATTTTTTAATGTTGTTTCCGCACTAGATACTTGAATATTTTTTAACTTAATACTTCGAACTGTTTTTTTTGCATCTTTAGAGATGAGTGTTATTATTTTTTCTATAGTTTCTATATTACTTTCAAAATCAGTTATAACTATCACATTAGATTCTTTATCTGTTACTAACTTTGCAGATTTTGTTATAAGGTGTCGTATCTTAGAAGCAATATATTCTACATTTGAGTATTGCACAGAAAAAACTTTTGTCACCATTTGATCATAACCATTTTTATTTTTACCTGCAAGTATTGGTAGATTGTATTTAGAACTATCTTCCATTTTTACAATACGTAAAATACCGTGATTTTCAACTATTGTTAATCCTTTTGACTCAAGTACATAAATCAAAATATTATAAATATCATCATCATAAAGCTGTTTATTTGTTATAAAATCCACATTGCCACTTACTTTTGTTGTTAATAAAATATTTTTATTAATAATCTTTGAAGTAATTTTAATCAAATCCTCAATACTTAGATTTTTAAAACTTATATCAATAGGTTCTTTCTTAGCAAAAAGATTTAAAGATAAAAATACTACTAATATAAATACTTTTAATATACTAATTTTCTTTATTTTATAACAACTATTTATCATCTTTTATAACCTTATATTTTAATTTATCTTTATTTATTTCTAATTTATATTCTATTTTGTCTTTTACAAATATTACAAATGATTTTTCTATTTTTTTAAGCTGATAACCTTTAAAGCTATCATTTAGTGCCAAAACATGACTCTTCTTAGTACTTTTTTCTTTTAAAACTATCCAACCTAAACCACTACTTTTTGAATAAATTGCATTAAGCTCCAATTGAGAAAGAAAGGGATAGCTTTTTTGTGTAGTAATTACTTGCTTTGTTTGTATTTGTGCATTTTTAAATCCAAAAGTTGATAAATAATCATAATCACGAAAAGCAAACCTATAACGGTTTTCTACAATATAATCAACTCCCATTTTAGGAAGTATCAAAAACAGCATAATATTAAAGATATAACTTACTAAAAATAAAAACATTAAAGTAAATACATATTTAGACATAAAATTAAAATTGATATTCATAATAATATTTTCCTTTGATTAATTTCCAATTATTAAGTAAATAATTAAAATCTGTTTTTACTAATCTTGATGGTTCTAGCTCTAAAGTGATTATCTTTTCTTTCAAATTTATCATTCCTCTCATTTCACCCATTTGACCCTTTCCATTAATTGTCATATTTAAAGGATTAATAATAGAATGATTTATAGATAATGAATCAATTAGCTTTTCATACTTACTGTTATTTTTATTTATAAAAAATATATTAGTTATTTTTATATGTGAAAAAATAAATCCAGTTGAGATACTTGCAGATTCAAATTTTGCATAAGGTTTATTTTCATATATTATATTTCAGTCAGTTATTTTTAAATATAACATTTTGTCATCTATTATCTCTTGAGAAATGATAATTTCTTTTTTCATTAATGCTTTTTCAAAGAGAAAGTAAAAATTCTCTTTTGGTAAAAACAATATAAATGAAAAACAAAAAAACAATACATAAAGAATAATTTTTACTATTTTTTTCATATTATTCCTCCATCTCAAAACTAATCATATTTGATGTAATAGTAAGTTTTTTTATCAAAAATCTATCTTGCAAAATTTGATTTAAAAACTTATTTAGTACTTCTTTATTATCGCTTTTGATTAAAGCTTTTATATGTTTGCCTTCATGGATTATCTGTATATTCTCTTTTTTAAATGAAGCATTAGATTTTAGTCCTTTTATTTTAGATAATAAAGTTGATTTATCTTGATGGTTACTTTTAAGTATACGAAAATCTTTTGCAGTAAGTATTTCACTCGCAAAATTACTTTGTATTTCTTTTAACTTACTCTTTTCTGTACCTAAGAATACAAAGGAAAGAAAAAGAAAAAAGATTAAAGTTATTAAAATATATATTGGATTTATTCTATTCATATTCTAACTCTACTTTCATCAAATTACCTTCTGTCTTTTGTTTAATTATTTTAAAGTTTTTACTAAAGTAAGTCTTAAAATGACTTGGAATCACATTATCAATATCAAGTTGAAATACTTTTCCATCAAATTCAATTCTTTTTATAACTGCTTTATTATACCTCTTTTGATAATCAAAGATATAACCTATTGATTGGCGTAAATTATTATTAGTATTAAAAGTTTTCTTCATCTTTTTTAAAATTGCATTTGTTTCAAAACTAGTACTTGGAAGATTATATTGTTTCTTAATACTCTGTTCTTTTTTCTCTAAAAAAGAAACATTTTTATTGATTATAAAATATTGAAATATATTTAAAAATATCAAAATCAAAGTTACAATACCTATACTATTGATATACTTTATATCAATGATAGACGAATAAAATTGCAATCTTATTTTATATTTAGAAAGAACATGTTCCTGCAAGATAGAGTTGATATCTTCACTATTGCCCTCAATAGAAAATGGTATTTTTACTAATATTTCATCTTCTGTGTATATGAACTGTTCTGTATTTGAATAAAATGCTTTTTTATTTGAGAATTCTAATTGTGCAAAATGTATATTACCCACTTGAATGTTTTGTAAATTGGTATTTTTAATAGCATCTAAAATTTCTGAATTTTTATATGCAAAACACAAAAAATGGTGTTTAGACTTTTTCATTGCAAAAAATGAAAAATCACCCAAGGGTAAAACATCACTAAAAAGATTAGGTAAAAATACCAAAGCTTCTTTTTTATTTTTAACAGGAATTTCAAACTCCCTTACCCAATAAAATTCAGGAGATAAAATAATATCTACCTTATCCAAGGTTTTAAAATAAGATTTTTTGGTTAAAAATAGTATCTTTCTTTTCTTATTTAAAAGCAATATTAAACCCCTTTATTTTTTTCTCAGTAATATCAAAAATAAAATCACTAATAACCAAACGATTAGAATGTTCAATATCAAGATGTCCTATTATTGCGGTTTGTTTTTTAGTATCAATAAAACTCAAATTATCTTGTATGGTTTTTATTTCATCACTTTCTGCTTTTTCAATAAAAAGTTCTACAAGAGTATTGATTTGTTCAAAATTATCAATATCTCCGTACTTTTTAATATATGAAATAACTAAAGTTTTAAAAACAGAAAAGCCAAAAACATTATTTTCTAAAAAAAGGTTTTCAATATCTTTTATTTTTGCCTTATCTTCTTTTGCTAAAGCATTGATATCATATCTATCTTCGTACTTTTTAAAACTCACTTTTGCTTTTATATCTCCATACTCCAAATCTACACCTTCTTGAAGTGATTCATTTTCTAATAGTGAAGGTATTTGTTCTTTATTCTTAAGAAAATAATCAAAAAATTCATTCTTTATATTATCAACACTTATAAGTGATTTTATATAGTATGTATCACTATTTGATTCTTCTATATAACTATTTGCATCATTGAGGTTTTTAATTATCAAGGCACTTATTGCCATAATAAACATCAAAGTCATAAGTAATACAATCGCTTTTTTATTTTGTACTATCATTTTTAACCTAAATTCATAGAAAATATTGGCAGAAGCATTGCTATGACAATAAACCCAATAAGAGAACCAACAAAAAGCATAAAAGCAGGCTCCAAAAGAGCTAAAAAAATAGCAATTTTATCTTTGCTATTTTCGTTATAAAGTTCTGCTAGATTACTTAAAATCTTACTTAACTCACTGGTCTCTTCACCAATAGCAACTGCATGAATAAATGAACTATCTACTTTATATATTTCACTTGAATTTAAAGTTTCAGAAAGCCTTTTACCTTCAACAACCTTAGCTGATGCTTCCAGAAATACTCGTTTTATAACAGTGTTTTTTATAATATTTGTACCTAAATTAAAAGATTGTACAATTGGTACACCTGAACGAATCAAGATAGAATTCATATATGAGAAACGACTCAATTCACTCAGTTCTACCAACTTACCTAAAAAAGGTAACTTCAATAAAAAGCTATCCACAAAAAAATGAAAAACTTTTGATTTTTCGAATAGATACATAAATAATATTATCAAACTAATCAATCCAAAGAAAAGTATCTCATAATTATTTGAAAAGAAGTCTCCTAAAAGTATCACAAAGGTTGTAATTTTGGGTAAAGCTTGATCATATTGGGTAAAGATTGCTGTAATCTTTGGTACAATAAAACTTAACATAAATCCAACAACAAATAAAGATACAAGCAAAATAAAACTTGGGTATGCCATCGCTGTAATCATCTGTTTTTTTACACGCTCTTGTTCTTTTAAAAATGTCGCTAGTTCAGCTAAAACAACTTTTAATAATCCACCATTTTCACTTATTTTGATTGATTGTTTATAAAAT includes the following:
- a CDS encoding type II secretion system protein J, encoding MKKGFTLIEILISITLFSLILVFLYKALDLTKQSNFFYEKKLDTLESSNKLKALYYEDIAKAKSIEITFDRSSNSILKIQTNDMYHNPFYRYVTYIISQDKNLLRIESLYKFNEREVLDSFFNDAFVDKLDSDIFKFKVSQSKVNKKIYAILLQKKDKPIVFFNTLTIN
- a CDS encoding GspE/PulE family protein, producing MKIDEKHYPSLLPYEHEGYELALKNYVLFSQLEDKIVICLYEKHMSKALDYLSKFDYEHEVIFLDEISFDRLYNHFVEIRTDKQMNSIQKEQEDASFDDEDFSVAEFLKNSSDILTSEESAPIIKFVNSLFYQAIKKRSSDIHIEMHEHKGEVRYRVDGVLFKHVELEKNIMALVISRIKVISSLDISEKRVPQDGRTQIKIARRVLDIRVSILPTFYGERVVMRILMQSEDIPTLNELGFPSYITNSLESIMNNSYGMVLVTGPTGSGKSTTLHALLQHIVDKEKNIITIEDPVEYKSDEINQIQVNSQVGLTFASGLRSILRQDPDIIMVGEIRDSETASISVQAALTGHLLFSTLHTNRAPAAISRLVDMKVERFLLTSSLLAVLAQRLVRKLCPSCKEEDDLAKDYNEMFDIPDDTKIYKSVGCKFCNFTGYSGRVAIGELFLVDEKIKKHLHNNLDDNDLMNLAIEGGMQPLGEQLKSMLIEGTTSFEEAIRIGIK
- a CDS encoding secretin N-terminal domain-containing protein, with product MINSCYKIKKISILKVFILVVFLSLNLFAKKEPIDISFKNLSIEDLIKITSKIINKNILLTTKVSGNVDFITNKQLYDDDIYNILIYVLESKGLTIVENHGILRIVKMEDSSKYNLPILAGKNKNGYDQMVTKVFSVQYSNVEYIASKIRHLITKSAKLVTDKESNVIVITDFESNIETIEKIITLISKDAKKTVRSIKLKNIQVSSAETTLKNIAKSVFDEKIDKEKVVVLGNKDDNSILLVGKEKNVDFLEKYIQNVDKIGSLAERVVDVVTLKNVEVKNMIKIIEGIINKKKYIDPDNKPYASIDEETNALVLVGPKYEIKYIKEIVSELDKERLQVYVQAKIIEVSANKIHNLGIKYGLTGAESTSNGIFTLGANLGGSVNALSSGVESLLTFNTKTLNSGIALGATLNLLKNNQAIDIVSEPSILCINNKESSIYVGETKSFQTGTTTTDGGTTNNTFQREDIGLTLKVKPRISDDNKVTLEIETVLEDAKELKDGQTNPDTSKKEVKTTAIVSNGESVIIGGLIKNKSDMIEDKVPFFGDIPVLGVLFKNTKKAEDKINLVVIMTPYIVPNSEGLTFVREQLTELKLLEDQYTKDLEVRLVQRHLEIMKKNKDLKDKKEEIEEEIEDLKDNDDKSIHEKQMDMIMGKSHED
- a CDS encoding type II secretion system F family protein, producing the protein MLFKYNGIDSSGKKISSKIEAFSLEDAKAKLKVKKIIFNKLHEEKKSTFLNYDFRKKSNIKASTLSEISRDLSIYLNSGIPLVSAIKLINERYKNDKKMNTFFESISVFLDEGKNFYSALDLQKSIKLPEFYKQSIKISENGGLLKVVLAELATFLKEQERVKKQMITAMAYPSFILLVSLFVVGFMLSFIVPKITAIFTQYDQALPKITTFVILLGDFFSNNYEILFFGLISLIILFMYLFEKSKVFHFFVDSFLLKLPFLGKLVELSELSRFSYMNSILIRSGVPIVQSFNLGTNIIKNTVIKRVFLEASAKVVEGKRLSETLNSSEIYKVDSSFIHAVAIGEETSELSKILSNLAELYNENSKDKIAIFLALLEPAFMLFVGSLIGFIVIAMLLPIFSMNLG